CGGTTTAAATTGATTGGTTTAGATGGGCTTGATCTAatttaaagtcttaaaagGTATATAACCACAAAGAgttaaaaaagagtttgaaaattttaccTTTTACATTTCCATCACCATAAatattaactttttctttcggAGGAAGTAAAGTTACCATCTGAGACAAGTTTCCGGCGAAGTAGGCGGCAAAGCAAGCACCCACAACGTAAGTGTAAGGAATTCCGGCAGCCTCTATCGCCTGACGCACTTCCATTTTCTGGTCAAAGGTTTCTCTTCCGGGCGGTAGCGCATGTCCCATACGTGGTGGATCCATACCAAATTCAGATGGTAAAAACCGCTGAAATTATTAATCTTACGTATATCATTATAATtacaacaagaaacaaaaagtaataataatcaaCAAGAGTATCAAGTTTCTTTGTATGCATGCAATATGGATCTTTTACCGTTgacgttttttttcttataaatgaaatgtaaatagtaaaacaaaaataaactctccggcttttttaattttattttcgtgTGGTTTCTTTacttataagatttttttcagATTAACCGCACAATTTTCTAAACCGATCAATCATAattaaactttaatttatagtttattaTACCTTTACGTTACCAGCCTCTTTGATAGCTTCGACGAGCTTGAGCTGGACTAGAATGTTATGGCTACGGAAGTGAACACCGGACATGGCGGAGACAACGACGTCAACAAGTTTCACGGCGGATACGAGGCTTTGATGGTCGGAGAAAGAACCTTCAACGATACGTGCGCCGAGTTtcttgaaagaaagaaagagttggACTTTCTCGATTTCGAGACCAATCTCTGGCCTCTGCAAAACGTAAGTCTCGTGACCTTCAGCCAAACACGCCCTTACTATCCTCTTCCCTATGTATCCAGTCGCTCCAACCACCAAAACGCGCGTTTTCTCGGTGCGTTTGCTCTCTCccattttttgttctctctctctctctatagaTCAATGTTTTGGTTGAAAGAGCCTCTCTtgattgtgtatatatataatgaatcgaaacatatacatttacatatatatgtgtacaCCTAACCGATAATTGTATGCATTATAAGTAAAGATATCGACATTTGATATGATGCCTATGAAAGAAAATACGTATTTTCTATTAATACTTTTCTCACCATATCCTTTTTCAATGAATACTTATGACAAAATATActctttgattattttaaagaatttatatTAGGTAATCCACGATTAGTAAATAATATCTTAATTCCGAAAATAGTACATAATTGGATTGTAACACAAAAATAGAGATGTCTATATGAAAACAGATTAGT
This sequence is a window from Arabidopsis thaliana chromosome 1 sequence. Protein-coding genes within it:
- the PRR1 gene encoding pinoresinol reductase 1 (pinoresinol reductase 1 (PRR1); CONTAINS InterPro DOMAIN/s: NAD(P)-binding domain (InterPro:IPR016040), NmrA-like (InterPro:IPR008030); BEST Arabidopsis thaliana protein match is: pinoresinol reductase 2 (TAIR:AT4G13660.1); Has 2085 Blast hits to 2085 proteins in 479 species: Archae - 27; Bacteria - 779; Metazoa - 2; Fungi - 496; Plants - 600; Viruses - 0; Other Eukaryotes - 181 (source: NCBI BLink).) gives rise to the protein MGESKRTEKTRVLVVGATGYIGKRIVRACLAEGHETYVLQRPEIGLEIEKVQLFLSFKKLGARIVEGSFSDHQSLVSAVKLVDVVVSAMSGVHFRSHNILVQLKLVEAIKEAGNVKRFLPSEFGMDPPRMGHALPPGRETFDQKMEVRQAIEAAGIPYTYVVGACFAAYFAGNLSQMVTLLPPKEKVNIYGDGNVKVVFADEDDIAKYTAKTLNDPRTLNKTVNIRPPDNVLTQLELVQIWEKLTGKELEKTNIAAQDFLANIEQMEIPHQAGIGHFYHIFYEGCLTDHEVGEDEEASSLYPDVKYKRMDDYLRMFL